The Prevotella melaninogenica genome window below encodes:
- a CDS encoding RagB/SusD family nutrient uptake outer membrane protein: MKHIISNILKGGLPILCLGMTVTSCNDFLDRPPLDQVPPTSYYLTADQLGTFPINYYTSIFPNNSGWWAGVATFDDGTDNQAARGGNTSMFLQDQWKVPTSGGIGMNNIRNVNKFINENEPKIAEGKVSGDANLINQYMGEAYFIRAMLYYDKLQTYGDFPIQLTELKVEDDLVTPNKRQPRNLVARQILSDMDKAIEKLQVDFAKKVRINKYAALAMKSRMALYEATFEKYHRGTGRVPGDANWPGKNKEWNKNFTINQDDEVNFFLDQAIDAAKKVCDAVPLKTKNSHVMNPSIVGLYNGWNAYYDMFASPDLSKYPEVLLWRQFNSDINVAHLTSNKLRGGAATGWTRGLVESFLMKNGLPIYASGSGYNGDTTIDMVKKDRDERLQLFLFGESDILGIDQKSIDLVNEKRPAGTAPIDNIKFNVAGLFATDQASRDVTGYRQRKFYNYDPAMQLGQTFSDVDGQIIIRVEEAMLNYIEASYLRTGSLDATATGYWTALRARAGITAPISTTIAATDMTKEADVKRPSYDWAAFSAGKPVDATLYSIRRERRSEFAGEGLRNDDLIRWASLDQVKNYQVEGINFWDQTYQNSAFVDGKGNSLIISDGGDKATMSSKDISKYIHPYQIQKNNNILYNGYTFYQAHYLYPFSYQEMQLCSPDGTAENSNLYQNIYWPVEANGEAIK, from the coding sequence ATGAAACATATTATATCAAATATATTGAAGGGAGGATTGCCTATTCTTTGCTTAGGCATGACGGTTACGTCATGTAACGATTTCCTTGACAGACCACCACTCGATCAAGTACCTCCCACTTCTTATTATCTGACAGCAGATCAGTTAGGCACATTCCCTATCAATTACTATACTTCTATTTTCCCAAACAACAGTGGATGGTGGGCTGGTGTAGCAACATTTGATGATGGGACAGACAATCAGGCTGCAAGAGGTGGTAACACTTCAATGTTCTTACAGGATCAGTGGAAAGTTCCTACATCTGGCGGTATCGGTATGAACAACATTCGTAACGTCAATAAGTTTATTAATGAGAATGAGCCGAAGATTGCTGAAGGCAAGGTGTCTGGTGATGCGAATCTTATCAACCAGTATATGGGTGAGGCATACTTCATCAGGGCTATGCTCTACTACGATAAGCTCCAGACTTATGGAGACTTCCCTATTCAGTTGACAGAACTTAAGGTTGAAGATGACCTTGTTACGCCGAATAAGCGTCAGCCTCGTAACCTTGTTGCCCGTCAGATACTCTCTGATATGGACAAGGCGATTGAGAAGCTGCAGGTGGATTTTGCCAAGAAGGTACGTATCAACAAGTATGCAGCTCTGGCTATGAAATCAAGAATGGCACTTTATGAGGCAACATTCGAGAAGTATCACAGAGGAACTGGTCGTGTGCCAGGTGATGCTAACTGGCCAGGTAAGAACAAGGAGTGGAACAAGAACTTCACTATCAATCAGGATGATGAGGTAAACTTTTTCCTTGATCAGGCTATTGATGCTGCCAAGAAGGTTTGCGATGCAGTTCCATTGAAAACTAAGAACAGTCATGTAATGAATCCAAGTATCGTTGGACTGTACAATGGATGGAATGCATACTACGATATGTTTGCCAGCCCAGACCTGTCTAAGTATCCGGAGGTGTTGTTGTGGCGTCAGTTCAATTCAGATATTAACGTGGCTCATCTTACCTCAAATAAACTTCGTGGTGGTGCAGCAACAGGTTGGACACGTGGTCTCGTTGAGTCATTCCTTATGAAGAATGGTTTGCCTATCTACGCTTCTGGCTCTGGTTATAATGGTGACACCACCATTGATATGGTTAAGAAAGATCGTGACGAGCGTCTGCAGCTCTTCCTCTTTGGTGAGTCTGATATACTCGGTATTGACCAAAAGAGCATTGACCTTGTGAACGAGAAGCGTCCTGCCGGTACTGCACCTATTGACAACATCAAGTTCAATGTTGCTGGTCTCTTTGCAACAGACCAGGCAAGTAGAGATGTAACTGGCTATCGTCAGCGTAAGTTCTACAACTATGATCCAGCAATGCAATTGGGTCAGACCTTCTCAGATGTTGATGGTCAGATTATTATTCGTGTTGAAGAAGCTATGCTCAACTACATTGAGGCTTCTTACCTCCGTACAGGTTCTTTGGATGCAACTGCTACTGGTTATTGGACTGCTTTGCGTGCACGTGCAGGTATCACTGCTCCAATCTCAACTACTATCGCTGCAACTGATATGACCAAGGAGGCTGATGTTAAGCGTCCTTCTTACGATTGGGCAGCATTCTCTGCAGGTAAGCCAGTTGATGCAACACTCTATTCTATCCGTCGTGAACGTCGTAGCGAGTTTGCTGGTGAAGGTCTTCGTAATGATGACTTGATTCGTTGGGCATCTTTGGATCAGGTGAAGAACTATCAGGTTGAGGGTATCAACTTCTGGGATCAGACCTATCAGAATTCTGCATTTGTAGATGGAAAGGGAAATAGTCTGATTATCTCTGATGGTGGTGATAAGGCTACGATGTCATCCAAGGACATTTCAAAGTATATCCATCCTTATCAGATTCAGAAGAACAACAATATTCTCTATAATGGTTATACTTTCTATCAGGCTCACTATCTGTATCCATTCTCTTATCAGGAGATGCAGCTCTGTTCACCTGATGGTACTGCAGAGAACTCTAACTTGTACCAGAATATCTACTGGCCAGTTGAGGCAAATGGTGAAGCTATCAAGTAA